Proteins encoded by one window of Chondromyces crocatus:
- a CDS encoding chemotaxis protein CheW yields MPILGERSRPDPQRSLVGFVVGDVQYAIEIGRVREIVNPLPVTPLPHTPAEVLGVADHRGDVVPVILLRLRFGLHEIEPTRSTKWILVDAGTHTVGLVVDSVTEVFRVNGPLRPTPAVGGDRDLRGISGVTNHNDQLVFVLDEHRFVEMALALAASGVLPEGS; encoded by the coding sequence ATGCCCATCCTTGGAGAGCGAAGCCGCCCCGATCCCCAGCGTAGTCTCGTCGGCTTCGTGGTGGGGGACGTCCAGTACGCCATCGAGATCGGACGGGTCCGGGAAATCGTGAACCCTCTCCCGGTCACCCCGCTGCCGCACACGCCCGCCGAGGTGCTGGGCGTGGCCGATCATCGGGGAGACGTCGTACCGGTCATCTTGCTGCGCTTGCGCTTCGGGCTGCACGAGATCGAGCCGACCCGGAGCACGAAATGGATCCTGGTCGACGCCGGGACGCATACGGTGGGGCTCGTGGTGGACTCGGTGACCGAGGTGTTCCGCGTGAATGGTCCCCTGCGTCCCACGCCGGCCGTCGGTGGTGACCGCGACTTGCGGGGCATCTCCGGGGTGACCAACCACAACGATCAGCTCGTGTTCGTGCTCGATGAGCACCGGTTCGTGGAGATGGCGCTCGCGCTCGCCGCGTCGGGCGTGTTGCCGGAGGGGTCGTGA
- a CDS encoding chemotaxis protein CheW, which translates to MAADLAKRRARGGVIKRNVHAQSGPRREYLAFLLAGETYAAPVKEIREIVKPPPLTPVPRAPDSTMGIVSVRGQLVTVIDLRRRLRLAESQASRRTRILLVEAPWGEQLGLYVDEVQQVYRLSDAEVEPAATALGGDVASYIAGIARPMQQVSTEGGGGEQPPVIVLLDLQAILAS; encoded by the coding sequence ATGGCTGCAGATCTCGCGAAGAGGCGCGCCCGCGGCGGCGTGATCAAGCGCAACGTCCACGCGCAGAGCGGGCCGCGCCGTGAGTACCTGGCGTTCTTGCTCGCCGGCGAGACGTATGCAGCCCCGGTGAAAGAGATCAGGGAAATCGTCAAGCCGCCGCCGCTGACCCCGGTCCCGCGTGCGCCGGACTCGACCATGGGCATCGTGAGCGTGCGCGGGCAGCTCGTGACGGTGATCGATCTGCGCCGGCGGCTCCGGCTGGCGGAGTCACAGGCCTCCCGGCGGACCAGGATCCTGCTGGTGGAGGCGCCCTGGGGGGAGCAGCTCGGCCTTTACGTGGACGAGGTGCAGCAAGTGTATCGCCTGTCGGACGCCGAGGTGGAGCCAGCGGCCACGGCGCTCGGCGGCGACGTGGCCAGCTACATCGCGGGCATCGCCCGTCCCATGCAACAGGTCAGTACCGAAGGAGGGGGAGGAGAGCAGCCGCCGGTGATCGTCCTCCTCGATCTTCAGGCCATCCTCGCATCGTAG
- a CDS encoding chemotaxis protein CheA — protein MVDTGDRARDEFFSEAQEIVEGLGRDLLALDEAVRANRIDPDLINDVFRAVHTLKGLAGLFGATRMATLSHELEELLDNLRLGRIDVSPVVLDMLFRSIELYGRILQVEKDGNDQPIPEVDELLRELHRGFGQREQQPLAAEYDLDPGLLAVLTEYEEHRLRTNIQSGLILYRIRVHFQLATIDQALDELKVTAKPFGEIITYLPTGTGADADSIELDILMASRSSVEELRRALSETGAEVEEIPRRAGTGGGGGGGGDTGAFEGGGLSSRPAMAPAGPISPRSSDSGSLSAPPDSATGARKKRGELSSIRSVAQTVRVDINKLDRLMNTVGELALVRSSLGAIVERLRATPAEREMSLELHRLQRTFERHLAAIQQGILEVRMVPLGQVFDKLARVVRQISRDADKIVNLVITGAETEVDKLIVEELSDPLMHMMRNAIDHGIETRAEREAVGKPAVGTIALNAFQKGNHVVIEIEDDGRGIDATRLLDVALRRGLITQDEARTTSYREALTLIFLPGVSTKSDVSEISGRGVGMDVVKTNIGRLGGVIDVNSEVGIGTKMTVTLPITLAIISALIVRVADRLFAIPLANVQEAVGLDEHTVKRLDGREMITLRNQTLQLCYLTRLFGLDEEEELSARLAGLLGGTRSLGGMRAGITGSRKLDRSSLGLSPGSKRKYIVVTAVGAKRLGLVVSALIGQQDVVIKTFGPSLASVRGFAGATELGDQRIALVIDAPALIFEVLSGSDRARPEPRGVHG, from the coding sequence ATGGTCGACACGGGCGATCGCGCGCGCGACGAGTTCTTCTCGGAAGCGCAGGAGATCGTGGAGGGGCTCGGTAGAGACCTGCTCGCTCTCGACGAGGCGGTGCGCGCGAACCGGATCGATCCGGATCTCATCAACGACGTGTTCCGTGCCGTCCACACCCTGAAGGGATTGGCTGGGCTGTTCGGCGCGACGCGGATGGCGACGCTCTCGCACGAGCTGGAGGAGCTGCTCGACAACCTGCGGCTCGGGCGCATCGACGTGAGCCCGGTGGTGCTCGACATGCTCTTCCGGAGCATCGAGCTGTACGGGCGCATCCTGCAGGTCGAGAAGGACGGCAACGACCAGCCGATCCCGGAGGTGGACGAGCTGCTCCGGGAGCTGCACCGGGGGTTCGGGCAGCGGGAGCAGCAGCCGCTGGCGGCGGAGTACGATCTGGATCCGGGGCTGCTCGCCGTGCTCACCGAGTACGAGGAGCACCGCCTCCGCACCAACATCCAGAGCGGGCTGATCCTCTACCGGATCCGCGTGCACTTCCAGCTCGCCACCATCGACCAGGCGCTCGACGAGCTGAAGGTCACGGCGAAGCCGTTCGGGGAGATCATCACCTACCTGCCCACGGGGACAGGGGCGGACGCGGACTCGATCGAGCTCGACATCCTGATGGCCTCCCGCTCGTCCGTGGAGGAGCTGCGGCGGGCGCTCTCCGAGACGGGGGCGGAGGTCGAGGAGATCCCTCGCCGCGCAGGGACGGGCGGAGGTGGCGGGGGTGGCGGAGACACGGGGGCGTTCGAGGGGGGTGGGCTCTCGTCCAGGCCCGCGATGGCGCCCGCGGGGCCGATCTCGCCGCGCTCGTCGGACTCGGGCTCGCTGTCGGCGCCTCCGGACTCCGCGACGGGCGCGCGCAAGAAGCGTGGGGAGCTCAGCTCGATCCGCTCCGTGGCGCAGACGGTCCGGGTGGACATCAACAAGCTCGACCGGCTGATGAACACGGTCGGTGAGCTGGCGCTGGTGCGCTCGTCCCTGGGCGCCATCGTGGAGCGGTTGCGCGCGACGCCGGCCGAGCGCGAGATGAGCCTGGAGCTGCACCGGCTGCAGCGCACCTTCGAGCGACACCTGGCGGCGATCCAGCAAGGGATCCTCGAAGTCCGCATGGTCCCGCTCGGGCAGGTGTTCGACAAGCTCGCGCGCGTGGTCCGGCAGATCAGCCGCGACGCGGACAAGATCGTCAACCTGGTGATCACCGGCGCGGAGACCGAGGTCGACAAGCTCATCGTCGAAGAGTTGAGCGATCCGCTGATGCACATGATGCGCAACGCGATCGATCACGGGATCGAAACGCGGGCGGAGCGCGAGGCGGTGGGCAAGCCGGCGGTGGGGACGATCGCGCTGAACGCCTTCCAGAAGGGCAACCACGTCGTCATCGAGATCGAGGACGATGGGCGCGGCATCGACGCGACGCGGCTGCTCGACGTGGCGCTGCGGCGGGGCCTCATCACCCAGGACGAGGCGCGGACGACGAGCTACCGCGAGGCGCTGACCCTCATCTTCCTTCCGGGGGTGAGCACCAAGTCGGACGTGAGCGAGATCTCGGGGCGCGGGGTCGGCATGGATGTGGTGAAGACCAACATCGGCCGGCTCGGCGGCGTGATCGACGTGAACAGCGAGGTCGGGATCGGCACCAAGATGACGGTGACGCTGCCGATCACGCTGGCGATCATCAGCGCGCTCATCGTCCGGGTGGCCGACCGGCTCTTCGCCATCCCCCTCGCGAACGTGCAAGAGGCGGTGGGGCTGGACGAGCACACGGTGAAGCGGCTCGACGGCAGGGAGATGATCACCCTGCGCAACCAGACGCTGCAGCTCTGTTACCTGACGCGGCTCTTCGGGCTGGACGAAGAAGAAGAGCTGAGCGCGCGCCTCGCGGGTCTGCTCGGGGGGACACGCTCCCTCGGCGGCATGCGGGCCGGGATCACCGGGAGCAGGAAGCTCGACCGGAGTTCGCTGGGCCTGTCCCCGGGGAGCAAGCGCAAGTACATCGTGGTCACCGCCGTCGGCGCGAAGCGGCTGGGGCTGGTGGTGAGCGCACTCATCGGGCAACAGGACGTGGTGATCAAGACCTTCGGCCCGTCGCTCGCCTCGGTGCGGGGGTTCGCCGGCGCGACCGAACTCGGTGATCAGCGCATCGCCCTCGTCATCGATGCGCCAGCGCTCATCTTCGAGGTCCTGAGCGGGAGCGACAGGGCGCGCCCGGAGCCGAGAGGGGTTCACGGCTGA
- a CDS encoding response regulator produces MTRILIVEDSAAMRVYVRSALEDPEMSLPDDVEVTEAANGLSALRLLPRGRFDLVITDINMPDINGLELIRFVRQSPRYEHIGVLIISTQASERDIERGLALGADGFLPKPFTPEALREAVTASLTRRAEAPRGDDDVLLDRDEVQG; encoded by the coding sequence GTGACGCGCATCCTGATCGTCGAAGACTCGGCGGCCATGCGGGTATACGTGCGCTCTGCGCTCGAAGACCCGGAGATGAGCCTACCTGACGATGTCGAGGTGACCGAGGCCGCGAACGGGCTTTCCGCCCTGCGGCTCCTCCCGCGCGGGCGCTTCGACCTGGTCATCACCGACATCAACATGCCGGACATCAACGGGCTGGAGCTGATCCGTTTCGTGCGTCAGAGCCCCCGTTACGAGCACATCGGCGTGCTGATCATCTCGACGCAGGCGTCGGAGCGAGACATCGAGCGGGGCCTGGCGCTCGGGGCGGACGGCTTCTTGCCGAAGCCGTTCACGCCGGAGGCACTGCGAGAGGCCGTGACCGCGAGCCTGACGCGGCGGGCCGAAGCGCCACGCGGCGACGACGACGTGCTGCTCGATCGCGACGAGGTGCAGGGCTGA
- a CDS encoding vWA domain-containing protein: protein MNNLPRKGICHVLLAALLALTGLGCGGGLRVTRINSAEKKPNNVWVFFTVEEGDEPVGGLTADKFKIYEDGELVSEFESKQTIQNPEVAAVMYTMLLVDMSGSITESGQADALVDAAQSFSERVGKQQKVGVYAFDGEAKIHSVVPFTEAQGSVKGGLEGLRRYKPKDPSTNLHGAVVEGLKELKKELDKDKRPLKFGTLVVFSDGTDRARRVPRNVMRDEMAKSDYDNYEMFAVGVGAEIEKARLDEIGRDGTELVSDQAKVQDAFNKIAAKIEAHMKRFYLLSYCTPSRAGEHEVEIVAERTEPKASGSLEYKFSAEGFGPPPECNPDTPPTFDLKDTRPQGSDDKGGGPGVKASGSVKVNK, encoded by the coding sequence GTGAACAACCTCCCGCGCAAAGGCATCTGCCATGTGCTCCTCGCAGCCCTCCTCGCCCTCACCGGGCTCGGCTGCGGCGGCGGCCTCAGGGTCACCCGCATCAACTCTGCCGAGAAGAAGCCCAACAACGTCTGGGTTTTCTTCACCGTCGAGGAAGGCGACGAGCCCGTCGGTGGCCTCACGGCCGACAAATTCAAGATCTATGAAGACGGCGAGCTGGTCTCCGAGTTCGAGAGCAAGCAGACCATCCAGAACCCGGAGGTCGCGGCCGTCATGTACACGATGCTGCTCGTCGACATGAGCGGCAGCATCACCGAGTCGGGGCAGGCCGACGCGCTGGTCGACGCCGCCCAGTCCTTCAGCGAGCGCGTGGGCAAGCAGCAGAAGGTCGGCGTCTACGCCTTCGATGGCGAGGCGAAGATCCACAGCGTCGTGCCCTTCACCGAGGCGCAGGGCTCCGTGAAAGGCGGGCTGGAAGGCCTCCGCCGCTACAAGCCGAAGGACCCCTCCACGAACCTCCACGGCGCCGTGGTCGAGGGCCTCAAGGAGCTGAAGAAGGAACTCGACAAGGACAAGCGCCCCCTCAAGTTCGGCACCCTCGTCGTGTTCTCCGACGGCACGGATCGCGCCCGCCGCGTCCCCCGCAACGTCATGCGGGACGAGATGGCCAAGAGCGACTACGACAACTACGAGATGTTCGCCGTCGGCGTCGGTGCCGAAATCGAGAAGGCGCGCCTCGACGAGATCGGCCGCGACGGCACCGAGCTGGTGTCGGATCAGGCCAAGGTCCAGGACGCTTTCAACAAGATCGCCGCGAAGATCGAGGCGCACATGAAGCGCTTCTACCTCCTGTCGTACTGCACGCCCTCCCGCGCCGGCGAGCACGAGGTCGAGATCGTCGCCGAGCGCACCGAGCCCAAGGCCTCCGGCTCGCTCGAATACAAGTTCAGCGCCGAAGGCTTCGGTCCTCCTCCCGAGTGCAACCCCGACACGCCCCCCACCTTCGACCTGAAGGACACCCGGCCTCAGGGCAGCGACGACAAGGGCGGCGGCCCCGGCGTGAAGGCGAGCGGCAGCGTCAAGGTCAACAAGTAG
- the rlmN gene encoding 23S rRNA (adenine(2503)-C(2))-methyltransferase RlmN, translating to MSSASARETPEPDVRVGRVLVSRKAHAGPLLADHDAASLAELLVRAGGTVTAARSAAARVLRYLFRDGGDGQVAWDGAALAGLGIGAWAHAPLLALDVTRSLSVAEVVPAGDATLRLALRARDGAFLESVLIPGPARTTLCVSSQVGCARACAFCETGRLGLTRQLSAGEIIDQVRIALALWRASSGEGAPPLSNLVFMGMGEPFDNLGEVSRAIRLLTDGRAFGFAQSRVTVSTVGVADKIETFFQTTPAELAVSLNAPDDGRRSSIMPINGRFPIATLREALLRSLPPGRRVLFEYVLFDGYNDAPEDADLLATQVAGIRCRVNVIPCNPGPDPRLRPPSAERLDAFVARLSGQGVTTLVRRPRGRDVGGACGQLAGLLRQQASTSFSEPG from the coding sequence GTGTCCTCCGCATCCGCTCGTGAGACTCCAGAACCCGACGTGCGGGTCGGTCGTGTGCTGGTGTCGCGCAAGGCACACGCTGGGCCGCTCCTGGCCGATCACGATGCGGCTTCGCTGGCCGAGCTGCTCGTGCGTGCGGGGGGGACGGTGACGGCGGCGCGGTCGGCGGCGGCGCGGGTGCTGCGGTACCTGTTTCGTGACGGGGGGGATGGGCAGGTCGCGTGGGACGGTGCTGCGCTCGCCGGTCTGGGAATCGGCGCGTGGGCCCATGCGCCGCTGCTCGCGCTGGATGTTACCCGGTCTCTGTCGGTAGCGGAGGTGGTACCGGCAGGGGACGCGACGCTGCGGCTGGCCCTTCGAGCGCGCGACGGTGCGTTCCTCGAATCGGTGCTGATCCCGGGGCCCGCCCGGACGACGCTGTGTGTGTCGAGTCAGGTCGGATGCGCGCGGGCGTGCGCGTTCTGCGAGACGGGGCGGCTGGGGCTCACCCGGCAGCTCAGCGCGGGAGAGATCATCGATCAGGTGCGGATCGCGCTGGCGCTCTGGCGGGCGTCGTCCGGGGAAGGGGCGCCGCCGCTGTCGAACCTGGTGTTCATGGGGATGGGCGAGCCGTTCGACAACCTGGGTGAGGTCAGCCGAGCGATCCGGCTGCTGACCGATGGGCGGGCGTTCGGGTTCGCGCAGTCCCGGGTGACGGTGAGCACCGTGGGGGTGGCGGACAAGATCGAGACGTTCTTCCAGACCACGCCAGCAGAGCTGGCGGTGAGCTTGAACGCGCCCGACGATGGGCGGCGTTCGTCGATCATGCCGATCAACGGGCGGTTCCCGATCGCGACGCTCAGAGAGGCGCTCTTGCGGTCGTTGCCTCCAGGGCGGCGGGTGCTGTTCGAGTATGTGCTGTTCGACGGCTACAACGATGCCCCCGAGGACGCCGATCTGCTCGCCACGCAGGTGGCAGGGATCCGTTGTCGCGTGAATGTGATCCCGTGCAATCCAGGGCCCGATCCTCGCCTGAGGCCCCCCTCGGCGGAGCGACTCGATGCGTTCGTGGCGAGGCTGAGCGGGCAGGGGGTCACCACGCTGGTGCGCCGGCCACGTGGGCGGGATGTGGGTGGGGCGTGTGGCCAGCTCGCCGGGTTGCTGCGCCAGCAAGCCTCGACGTCGTTCTCCGAGCCTGGCTGA
- a CDS encoding sensor histidine kinase, with the protein MKLQTRVMLTVTAVTALALLASFVTVALLVRRDELGDLDRALLIQAHTAAELALVRSPSRPSVTEGHAVVPESLGLTARYMATYEADGSLLSATRSFGGGPPRFSELGITPPLPEEGVAVDLSVGEVALRGVVLPLGTAGQSLLYAASRGTVDEDTRFIGRAASVIFVAAMVFTALVARWLSARLASDVQSIAQVARAVAQGDLGARVGPGVRSSAETRILAEDMDHMIGRLGALVAAQQMFVSHAAHELRSPLATIRGELQLALRRPREPAEYRDAIEEALTDVEALGTLAEDLLVLARVPPGGQGGTASETVSVAEVMDEALRMARGKADERGVSLVETTPEAPELAILVRGTRWKTARALRNLVDNAVVHTVEGGKVEVHVEACGERVRILVSDEGPGVASGDRANIFEPFYRGPKEQSGEHDGAGLGLTIARGIARACGGDVLLDENAERGARFILDLPVAS; encoded by the coding sequence GTGAAGCTACAGACCCGGGTGATGTTGACGGTGACAGCCGTCACCGCGCTGGCGCTTCTCGCTTCGTTCGTGACGGTGGCGCTCCTCGTGAGGCGCGACGAGCTGGGAGATCTCGATCGCGCGCTGCTGATCCAGGCCCATACGGCGGCGGAGCTGGCGCTGGTGCGCTCTCCTTCGCGACCGAGCGTGACCGAGGGGCACGCGGTGGTGCCCGAGTCCCTCGGCCTGACCGCGCGATACATGGCGACGTACGAGGCGGATGGCTCCTTGCTCTCGGCGACGCGGAGCTTCGGTGGTGGCCCACCCCGCTTCAGCGAGCTGGGGATCACGCCGCCACTCCCGGAGGAGGGAGTGGCCGTGGATCTCTCGGTGGGCGAGGTGGCGCTCCGAGGCGTGGTGCTGCCCCTGGGGACGGCGGGGCAGTCGCTCCTCTACGCGGCGTCCCGGGGGACGGTGGACGAAGACACGCGCTTCATCGGCCGCGCCGCGAGCGTGATCTTCGTCGCCGCCATGGTCTTCACGGCGCTCGTCGCGCGGTGGCTGAGCGCGAGGCTCGCGAGCGACGTGCAGTCGATCGCGCAGGTGGCCCGTGCGGTGGCGCAGGGCGATCTCGGCGCGCGGGTGGGCCCAGGGGTGCGGAGCTCGGCGGAGACCCGGATCCTTGCCGAAGACATGGACCACATGATCGGTCGCCTCGGCGCGCTGGTCGCAGCGCAACAGATGTTCGTGTCCCACGCCGCGCACGAGCTGCGCTCCCCGCTCGCGACGATCCGTGGGGAGCTCCAGCTCGCACTCCGGAGGCCTCGCGAGCCCGCGGAGTACCGTGATGCCATCGAGGAGGCGCTCACCGACGTCGAAGCGCTGGGGACGCTGGCCGAAGATCTCCTGGTGCTCGCGCGGGTCCCACCCGGAGGTCAGGGGGGGACCGCTTCGGAGACGGTCTCGGTGGCCGAAGTCATGGACGAAGCGCTCCGGATGGCGCGCGGGAAGGCGGACGAGCGAGGCGTGTCCCTGGTGGAGACGACACCGGAGGCTCCGGAGCTGGCCATCCTGGTGCGCGGCACACGGTGGAAAACGGCCCGCGCCCTGCGGAACCTGGTCGACAACGCGGTGGTCCACACGGTCGAAGGCGGCAAGGTCGAGGTGCACGTGGAGGCCTGCGGTGAGCGGGTGCGTATCCTGGTCAGCGACGAGGGACCTGGGGTCGCCTCCGGCGATCGCGCGAACATCTTCGAGCCGTTCTACCGAGGACCGAAGGAGCAGTCCGGGGAGCACGATGGCGCCGGCCTGGGTTTGACCATCGCGCGGGGGATCGCTCGCGCTTGCGGGGGAGACGTGCTGCTGGACGAGAATGCCGAGCGTGGGGCGCGGTTCATCCTCGATCTGCCCGTCGCCAGCTGA
- a CDS encoding response regulator transcription factor — translation MKVLVVEDNKKLARFLKRALLEEGYVVDEVADGHTAIEQLQAIAYDLVLLDWMLPEMDGLAVCRTARARGIRVPILMLTARGEVGERIAGLDAGADDYLTKPFDLGELLARVRALGRRAGASELVLRVGPLLVDRAERRVLLDGKRLELTPRELALITYLARESGRVVPRTELLTKVWETAFDPGSNVVEAHVKNLREKLGSHASMIETVRGVGYKLVSP, via the coding sequence GTGAAGGTCCTGGTCGTCGAGGACAACAAGAAGCTCGCGCGCTTCCTGAAGCGGGCGCTCCTGGAAGAGGGTTACGTCGTCGACGAGGTCGCCGACGGACACACCGCCATCGAGCAGCTCCAGGCCATCGCGTACGATCTGGTGCTCCTCGACTGGATGCTGCCCGAGATGGATGGCCTCGCGGTGTGCAGGACGGCTCGCGCGCGCGGCATCCGTGTGCCCATCCTGATGCTGACCGCGCGTGGCGAGGTGGGGGAGCGCATTGCCGGCCTCGACGCTGGTGCGGACGACTACCTCACGAAGCCCTTCGATCTGGGGGAGCTTCTCGCGCGGGTCCGGGCGTTGGGGCGCCGCGCCGGGGCGTCCGAGCTCGTGCTCAGGGTGGGGCCACTCCTCGTCGATCGCGCCGAGCGGCGTGTGTTGCTCGACGGCAAGCGGCTCGAGCTGACGCCGCGCGAGCTCGCGCTCATCACCTACCTCGCGCGTGAATCGGGGCGGGTGGTCCCGCGGACGGAGCTACTGACGAAGGTGTGGGAGACGGCGTTCGACCCGGGCTCGAACGTGGTCGAGGCGCACGTGAAGAACCTGCGGGAGAAGCTCGGTAGCCACGCGTCGATGATCGAGACCGTCCGGGGGGTGGGCTACAAGCTGGTGTCTCCGTGA